Proteins encoded together in one Planctopirus ephydatiae window:
- a CDS encoding inositol monophosphatase family protein produces the protein MAYTNADLASRLDFALAVYAEARQLIMSFYQHSSLEVEEKTDFSPVTEADRGAEKLIRERLDVAFPEDGVLGEEFPEKPGQSAFRWILDPVDGTKSFVHGVPLFGTLIGLEVIEGEHRHCVMGVCGFPALNEVVYASEGNGAYWKIGDQPPRRVHVSQVSTIEECTFLTTNMQRWQKIGKWEAYTEILERCKLSRGWGDCYGHVLVATGRADLMVDPALNPWDAAALVPILQEAGGHFVDWKGVPTIYGKNGISVTGKLKDEVLQILNKS, from the coding sequence ATGGCCTACACCAACGCAGATCTGGCTTCACGACTTGATTTTGCCCTCGCGGTTTACGCAGAAGCTCGCCAGTTGATTATGAGCTTCTACCAGCATTCTTCTCTCGAAGTGGAAGAGAAGACCGACTTTTCTCCCGTAACGGAAGCGGATCGCGGTGCAGAAAAATTGATCCGCGAACGACTCGATGTCGCGTTCCCTGAAGATGGTGTGCTTGGCGAAGAGTTCCCCGAAAAGCCCGGTCAATCGGCCTTTCGATGGATCCTCGACCCGGTCGATGGAACCAAATCCTTTGTGCATGGGGTGCCGCTCTTTGGCACTTTGATTGGTCTCGAAGTCATTGAAGGCGAACATCGCCATTGCGTCATGGGTGTCTGCGGCTTTCCCGCATTGAATGAAGTGGTCTATGCCTCGGAAGGAAATGGCGCTTATTGGAAAATTGGCGATCAGCCCCCGCGCCGGGTGCATGTTTCGCAAGTCAGTACCATCGAAGAATGCACGTTCCTGACGACAAACATGCAGCGGTGGCAGAAGATCGGTAAGTGGGAGGCCTACACCGAGATCCTCGAACGCTGCAAACTTTCCCGCGGGTGGGGAGATTGCTATGGCCACGTGCTCGTTGCCACCGGTCGAGCCGACCTCATGGTCGATCCAGCTCTGAATCCCTGGGATGCCGCCGCTCTCGTGCCAATTCTCCAGGAGGCTGGTGGTCACTTCGTTGACTGGAAAGGCGTGCCCACAATCTACGGCAAGAACGGGATTTCGGTCACTGGCAAACTGAAAGACGAAGTTCTGCAGATTCTCAACAAATCTTAA
- a CDS encoding lactate racemase domain-containing protein, with protein MAAESLSTLSADEVRQWFHTQVPLEDFRDQKVLLIVPDATRTAPLPLLFGALFDRLRPVVQNLDVLIALGTHPPMSEQQICKLLGIAPEERERLFFQTRFFNHEWDNPDRLTTLGVLTSQQTAEITDGRLSLDVPVQINSRIDDYDVLLVLGPVFPHEVVGFSGGNKYFFPGIGGPDILNFFHWLGALITNVGIIGVKDTPVRRVVDLSASMIRQKRRAIKFVVAADASLYGLFYGTPESAWSEACAISGKAHIKRFDQPFHTVLSCAPPMYDELWVAGKCMYKMEPVVADGGELIIYAPHMHEVSVTHGKLIEEVGYHVRDYFVKQWDRFKHYPWGILAHSTHVRGTGTFSDGIEKPRVKVTLASGIPEEICHRINLGYRDPATIDIESFANREDEGVLLVRKSGEHLYRLNEA; from the coding sequence ATGGCTGCTGAATCACTTTCCACATTGTCTGCCGATGAAGTGCGCCAGTGGTTTCATACGCAAGTGCCGCTGGAAGACTTTCGTGATCAGAAAGTCTTGCTGATTGTCCCGGATGCCACTCGGACAGCTCCCCTGCCCCTGCTGTTTGGAGCGTTATTTGATCGACTCCGGCCGGTGGTGCAGAATCTGGATGTGCTGATTGCTCTGGGAACTCATCCCCCGATGTCAGAGCAGCAGATCTGCAAGCTGCTGGGCATCGCCCCCGAAGAACGTGAGAGGCTTTTTTTCCAAACTCGATTTTTTAATCACGAGTGGGATAACCCCGACCGATTAACCACCCTCGGCGTGCTGACATCACAGCAGACGGCTGAAATTACCGATGGCAGACTCAGCCTCGATGTCCCCGTGCAAATCAATTCGCGAATTGATGATTACGACGTACTGCTGGTGCTGGGCCCTGTCTTTCCCCACGAAGTTGTGGGATTTTCGGGTGGAAACAAATACTTTTTCCCGGGAATTGGTGGCCCGGATATTCTCAACTTTTTCCACTGGCTGGGAGCACTGATCACCAATGTGGGAATCATTGGTGTGAAAGATACTCCGGTTCGACGAGTGGTTGATCTTTCTGCCAGTATGATCCGCCAGAAGAGGCGAGCGATTAAATTCGTGGTCGCTGCCGATGCCAGCCTCTATGGGCTGTTTTATGGCACACCGGAATCCGCCTGGAGTGAGGCTTGTGCCATTTCCGGGAAAGCTCACATTAAACGATTTGATCAGCCTTTCCACACGGTCCTTTCGTGCGCTCCCCCGATGTACGACGAACTCTGGGTCGCGGGTAAATGCATGTATAAAATGGAGCCCGTCGTGGCGGACGGTGGTGAATTGATCATCTACGCCCCGCACATGCATGAAGTCTCAGTGACACATGGCAAGCTGATTGAAGAAGTTGGCTACCATGTTCGCGATTATTTTGTGAAGCAGTGGGATCGATTCAAGCATTACCCATGGGGCATCCTGGCTCACTCGACCCATGTGCGTGGTACGGGAACATTTTCTGATGGTATTGAAAAGCCGCGCGTGAAAGTCACACTGGCATCGGGAATTCCGGAAGAGATCTGTCATCGGATCAATCTTGGATACCGAGATCCTGCTACCATTGACATCGAGTCGTTTGCTAACCGCGAAGACGAAGGTGTGCTCCTCGTCCGCAAATCGGGCGAGCACCTGTACCGCCTCAATGAGGCCTGA